The genomic stretch AGCTTTCCGCTCTGGCTGAGAATTATTTCACTCCCGTGATTCTGGTATGTCCGGAAAACAGGGAGAAAACCAGTTTAGAGGGCAACCAGACAATCGTTTTTTCCAAAAAAACAGCCGGCCTTTTGTTGTATCGTTACGAGCTTAGAGGCTCAATTCTGGAGCTTGAATTGAAGAAGAAACAGACCAGGAAATCCAGGAAATCGGAAAAAACCGGATGAATTTTTGGAACGGTAGAACAATTGTTTTCTGCGGACTTTCCGCTGCTTGCATTTCAGTACTCTCTCCGCTGTCGCTTCCTGTGCCTGGTTCGCCCGTGCCTGTGAGTCTACAGACCCTGGCCCTGTCCGGCAATGCAATCCTCTTCGGCCGCCTGGCAGTGTTACCGGTGCTGATCTATCTGCTGGCCGGCTTGATTGGATTGCCTGTTTTCGCGGGATTCAACGGCGGTCCGGCCGCCCTGTTCGGGCCTACCGGTGGCTTCCTGCTGGGTTTCATCCCGTTCAACGCTTTTCTGGGCTGGCGCTGGTCAAACCGTGAGCCTTCACGCCTGGAAGCACTCCTGTTGCTGCTGATGGCACATCTGATCCTTTATCTGCCTGGACTGCTCTGGCTCAAATTGTACCTGAGCGTCGACATTCCCAGAGTCCTGGCACTGGGAATGCTGCCATTTCTTCCTGGAGACTTTCTCAAGATCGCTTTGACCGTAGCAAACCATACAGTCTTCATCCGGGTGAAGCGGAGATTCTTCTCATGAAAATCCTGTTCGGTTTTCATTTTAATCAGGCTTTTACCCCGTATTTCTCCTTTGTGCTGCGTTACTCCTATCTCCCGTTGTTAAAGCTGATGCTCCGGCAGAATC from Candidatus Wallbacteria bacterium encodes the following:
- a CDS encoding biotin transporter BioY — translated: MNFWNGRTIVFCGLSAACISVLSPLSLPVPGSPVPVSLQTLALSGNAILFGRLAVLPVLIYLLAGLIGLPVFAGFNGGPAALFGPTGGFLLGFIPFNAFLGWRWSNREPSRLEALLLLLMAHLILYLPGLLWLKLYLSVDIPRVLALGMLPFLPGDFLKIALTVANHTVFIRVKRRFFS